One region of Paenibacillus polymyxa M1 genomic DNA includes:
- a CDS encoding class I SAM-dependent methyltransferase — protein sequence MELFRQVPLYRFLALCNESGMERTVLDCGAGGDSPPLSLFVHYGYKTIGIEMNVEQFQKANRFAEMRGQNLNIQHGDMRSLSFSDESISFVYSYNSVFHMRKEDVKQSINEMKRVLKPNGVLFVNFLTVKDFRVGEGVDLGDNQYEQIEDNEPVIHSYYDYNEADAMFDDMKLIYKEDRVLERIYEGKKIRQGFIDYILKK from the coding sequence GTGGAGCTTTTCAGACAAGTACCACTGTATAGATTTTTAGCTTTATGTAATGAAAGCGGTATGGAAAGAACGGTATTGGACTGCGGGGCGGGAGGTGATTCCCCTCCATTAAGTCTATTTGTCCATTATGGATACAAAACTATTGGAATAGAAATGAATGTTGAACAGTTTCAAAAAGCGAATCGATTTGCAGAAATGAGAGGACAGAATTTAAATATACAACATGGTGATATGAGATCTTTATCATTTAGTGACGAGTCGATTAGTTTTGTGTATTCATATAACTCGGTGTTTCATATGAGAAAAGAAGATGTGAAACAATCAATCAATGAAATGAAACGGGTATTGAAACCCAATGGAGTATTATTTGTGAATTTCCTAACCGTTAAGGATTTTCGGGTTGGAGAAGGTGTTGATTTAGGAGATAACCAATATGAACAGATTGAAGATAATGAGCCAGTTATCCATTCGTATTATGATTACAATGAAGCTGATGCGATGTTTGATGATATGAAATTAATCTATAAAGAAGATCGAGTTTTGGAAAGAATCTATGAGGGCAAAAAAATACGACAAGGATTTATTGATTACATATTAAAGAAATGA